Proteins encoded together in one Luteimonas fraxinea window:
- the hutG gene encoding N-formylglutamate deformylase, whose translation MRTDLFDLHRGDAPLLISIPHNGTHVPDAIASQLTDEARRVPDTDWHVADLYAFARELGASMLVPTHSRYVVDLNRSQDDVSLYPGQNTTGLCPVVRFDGGPVYLPDAAPTPDEVTARVDTYWRPYHAALADEIARLRAAHGRVVLWEAHSIRGTLPFLFEGPLPDLNLGTASGASCSPELEARMTAQLRAQSTFGFVANGRFKGGHITRHYGQPETGVEAVQLEISQRCYMDEETFAWDAARAGRLQPLLRTLIEDAIGYATGDSRRA comes from the coding sequence ATGCGCACCGACCTCTTCGACCTCCACCGCGGCGACGCGCCGCTGCTGATCAGCATCCCGCACAACGGCACGCACGTGCCCGATGCGATCGCCTCGCAATTGACGGACGAGGCACGTCGCGTGCCCGACACCGACTGGCATGTCGCCGATCTCTACGCGTTCGCACGCGAGCTCGGCGCCTCGATGCTGGTGCCTACGCATTCGCGCTATGTCGTCGACCTCAACCGGTCCCAGGACGACGTCTCGCTGTATCCCGGCCAGAACACGACGGGCCTGTGCCCGGTGGTGCGTTTCGACGGTGGTCCGGTGTACCTGCCGGATGCAGCGCCGACGCCCGACGAGGTCACCGCGCGCGTCGACACCTATTGGCGTCCGTACCATGCCGCGCTCGCGGATGAGATCGCGCGCCTGCGCGCCGCACATGGCCGGGTGGTGCTGTGGGAAGCGCATTCGATCCGCGGCACGCTGCCGTTCCTGTTCGAAGGTCCGCTGCCGGACCTCAATCTCGGCACCGCCAGCGGCGCGAGCTGCAGTCCCGAACTCGAAGCGCGGATGACCGCGCAGCTCCGGGCGCAGTCGACGTTCGGCTTCGTCGCCAACGGCCGCTTCAAAGGCGGCCATATCACCCGGCACTACGGACAGCCGGAGACCGGCGTCGAAGCCGTGCAGCTGGAAATCAGCCAGCGCTGCTACATGGACGAGGAGACGTTCGCCTGGGACGCGGCGCGCGCCGGTCGGCTGCAGCCGCTGCTGCGCACGCTGATCGAAGACGCGATCGGCTATGCAACCGGCGACTCCCGCCGCGCATGA
- the mdtD gene encoding multidrug transporter subunit MdtD, which produces MSATRASDAELLRPFKPMLWLVAAAVFMQMLDTTIVNTALPSMAVDLGQSPLRMQSVVVAYALTVAMLIPASGWLADRFGTRRLFVAAIVLFSAGSLACALSQNLDALVASRVLQGVGGAMMMPVGRLAVLRAVPRTAFLAAMSFVTVPGLIGPLIGPALGGWLADVASWHWIFLINLPLGVLGAIAALKWMPDLRAPVSRFDLPGYAMLAFGMIAISLSVEALSGNAARHAALVVLLVTGLAALVAYWLHAARSVAPLFPLTLFRTRTFSVGLLGNLFARLGSSGMPYMIPLLLQVALGYPPTHAGLMMIPVALAGMFSKRIVVPLVQRFGYRNVLVVNTVLTGLTMASFALVDVGQPTWVHIVQFAIFGAVNSLQFTAMNTLALRGLGGLEASAGNSLLSMVMMLAMSLGVATAGGLLGAFSGEPVGDAPVLAAFRWTFVCIGALTLASAAIFAQLGRTHRIPGRVVETSDQA; this is translated from the coding sequence ATGAGCGCCACACGCGCCAGCGATGCCGAACTGCTGCGCCCGTTCAAGCCGATGCTGTGGCTGGTCGCCGCGGCGGTGTTCATGCAGATGCTGGACACCACGATCGTCAACACCGCGCTGCCGTCGATGGCGGTCGATCTGGGCCAGTCGCCGTTGCGCATGCAGTCGGTCGTCGTGGCCTACGCGCTGACCGTGGCCATGCTGATTCCCGCGTCGGGCTGGCTCGCCGACCGCTTCGGCACGCGGCGTCTGTTCGTTGCGGCGATCGTGCTGTTCTCCGCCGGTTCGCTGGCCTGCGCGCTGTCGCAGAATCTCGATGCGCTGGTGGCCTCGCGCGTGCTGCAGGGCGTCGGCGGCGCGATGATGATGCCGGTCGGGCGACTGGCGGTGCTGCGCGCTGTACCGCGTACGGCGTTCCTGGCGGCGATGAGTTTCGTCACCGTGCCCGGCCTGATCGGCCCGCTGATCGGTCCCGCGCTCGGTGGCTGGCTGGCCGATGTCGCGTCCTGGCACTGGATCTTCCTGATCAATCTGCCGCTGGGCGTACTCGGCGCGATCGCGGCACTGAAGTGGATGCCCGATCTGCGCGCACCGGTCTCGCGGTTCGATCTGCCCGGCTACGCGATGCTCGCGTTCGGCATGATCGCGATCTCGTTGTCGGTCGAGGCGTTGTCGGGCAACGCCGCGCGGCATGCGGCGCTGGTCGTGCTGCTGGTCACCGGCCTCGCCGCGCTGGTCGCGTACTGGCTGCACGCCGCACGTTCGGTCGCGCCGCTGTTTCCGCTGACGCTGTTTCGTACGCGCACCTTCAGTGTCGGCCTCCTCGGCAATCTGTTCGCGCGCCTCGGCAGCAGCGGCATGCCGTACATGATTCCGCTGCTGCTGCAGGTCGCGCTCGGCTATCCGCCGACCCATGCCGGGCTGATGATGATTCCGGTCGCGCTCGCCGGCATGTTCTCCAAACGCATCGTCGTGCCGCTGGTACAGCGCTTCGGCTATCGCAACGTGCTGGTGGTCAACACCGTGCTGACCGGTCTGACGATGGCGAGCTTCGCGCTGGTCGACGTGGGCCAGCCGACGTGGGTGCACATCGTGCAGTTCGCGATCTTCGGCGCGGTCAATTCGCTGCAGTTCACCGCGATGAACACCCTGGCGCTGCGTGGTCTCGGTGGCCTGGAAGCGAGCGCCGGCAACAGCCTGCTGTCGATGGTGATGATGCTGGCGATGAGCCTGGGTGTCGCGACCGCGGGCGGGCTGCTCGGCGCCTTCAGTGGCGAGCCGGTCGGCGATGCGCCGGTGCTTGCGGCGTTCCGTTGGACCTTCGTCTGCATCGGCGCGCTGACGCTGGCATCGGCGGCGATATTCGCGCAGCTGGGTCGCACCCATCGCATTCCGGGGCGCGTCGTCGAGACCAGCGATCAGGCCTGA
- a CDS encoding class I SAM-dependent methyltransferase codes for MPFPDRYLDLGCGDAPRNPYGRARLCGIDIRAPDGDVDHEHRTANLVVAPIPYPDGSFGSVSAYDFIEHVPRIFPDANGGTRFPFIELMNEIWRVLAHDGRLYALTPAFPHTDAFVDPTHVNIITDASHAYFCGPAPDGRMYGFHGHFEIVRVIRTERGAAYSALPGSPQNHSPRKLAARALRRWLRWIRGRAFTPRAPYLLWELRAVKQASRQA; via the coding sequence ATGCCATTCCCCGACCGCTATCTCGATCTCGGCTGCGGCGACGCCCCGCGAAACCCGTATGGCCGCGCCCGGTTGTGCGGCATCGACATCCGCGCGCCCGACGGCGACGTCGACCACGAGCACCGCACCGCAAACCTCGTCGTCGCGCCGATTCCGTATCCCGATGGCAGCTTCGGTTCCGTATCGGCCTACGATTTCATCGAGCACGTGCCGCGGATCTTTCCCGACGCGAACGGCGGCACGCGGTTTCCCTTCATCGAGCTGATGAACGAGATCTGGCGCGTGCTCGCGCACGACGGCCGGCTGTACGCGCTGACGCCTGCGTTTCCGCATACCGATGCCTTCGTCGACCCGACCCACGTCAACATCATCACCGACGCCAGCCACGCGTATTTCTGCGGGCCTGCGCCCGACGGCCGCATGTACGGCTTCCACGGGCATTTCGAGATCGTGCGGGTGATCCGCACCGAACGCGGCGCGGCCTACAGCGCCCTGCCCGGCTCGCCGCAGAATCACAGCCCGCGCAAACTCGCCGCGCGTGCGCTGCGCCGCTGGCTGCGCTGGATACGCGGTCGCGCGTTCACGCCGCGCGCGCCGTATCTGCTGTGGGAACTGCGCGCGGTCAAACAGGCGTCGCGTCAGGCCTGA